In the Lampris incognitus isolate fLamInc1 chromosome 11, fLamInc1.hap2, whole genome shotgun sequence genome, one interval contains:
- the LOC130120960 gene encoding basic salivary proline-rich protein 2-like, translating to MIHGPPPPPRELAWPLPTVTELYGSGPEHLQGELGESASLSSGKWWEVDPPHPGVRESVSLSSGKWWEVDPPPPGVRESASLSSGKWWEVDRPPPCGRESASLSSGKWWEVDRPPPGVRESVSLSSGKWWEVDCPPPGVRESASLSSGKWWEVDPPPPGVRESASLSSGKWWEVDPPPPGVRESVSLSSGKWWEVDPPPPGVRESASLSSGKWWEVDCPPPGVRESVSLSSGKWWEVDCPPPGVRESASLSSGKWWEVDPPPPGVRESASLSSGKWWEVDRPPPGVRESASLSSGKWWEVDRHPPGVREESASLSSGKWWEVDRPPPGVRESASLSSGKWWEVDRPPPGVRESVSLSSGKWWEVDRPPPGVRESVSLSSGKWWEVDRPPPGVRESVSLSSGKWWEVDRPPPGVRESASHSSGKWWEVDCPPPGVRESASLSSGKWWEVDRPPPGVRESASLSSGKWWEVDPPPPGVRESVSLSSGKWWEVDPPPPGVRESASLSSGKWWEVDCPPPGVRESVSLSSGKWWEVDCPPPGVRESASLSRGKWWEGDPPPPGVRESASLSSGKWWEVDCPPPGVRESASLSSGKWTPLPLVSESQPASPRVSQPFQWEVVGSGPPSPWCQRVSQPLQWEVDPPPPGVRESASLSSGKWTPLPLVSESQPASPSGAAQGSGLNPPRVLPEPAQGSGLNQPRVLPEPA from the exons ATGAttcacggaccccccccccccccccgagagctTGCCTGGCCTCTCCCGACAGTGACAGAACTGTACGGGTCAGGACCAGAGCATCTTCAAGGGGAGCTTGG agagtcagccagccTCTCCAGTGGGAAGTGGTGGGAAGTGGACCCCCCTCACCCTGGTGTCAGAGAGTCAGTCAGCCTCTCCAGTGGGAAGTGGTGGGAAgtggacccccctccccctggtgtcagagagtcagccagccTCTCTAGTGGGAAGTGGTGGGAAGTGGACCGCCCTCCCCCTTGTGGCAGAGAGTCAGCCAGCCTTTCCAGTGGGAAGTGGTGGGAAGTGGACCGCCCTCCCCCTGGTGTTAGAGAGTCAGTCAGCCTCTCCAGTGGGAAGTGGTGGGAAGTGGACTGCCCTCCCCCTGgtgtcagagagtcagccagccTTTCCAGTGGGAAGTGGTGGGAAgtggacccccctccccctggtGTCAGGGAGTCAGCCAGCCTTTCCAGTGGGAAGTGGTGGGAAgtggacccccctccccctggtGTCAGGGAGTCAGTCAGCCTTTCCAGTGGGAAGTGGTGGGAAgtggacccccctccccctggtgtcagagagtcagccagccTCTCCAGTGGGAAGTGGTGGGAAGTGGACTGCCCTCCCCCTGGTGTCAGGGAGTCAGTCAGCCTTTCCAGTGGGAAGTGGTGGGAAGTGGACTGCCCTCCCCCTGgtgtcagagagtcagccagccTTTCCAGTGGGAAGTGGTGGGAAgtggacccccctccccctggtgtcagagagtcagccagccTCTCCAGTGGGAAGTGGTGGGAAGTGGACCGCCCTCCCCCTGgtgtcagagagtcagccagccTCTCCAGTGGGAAGTGGTGGGAAGTGGACCGCCATCCCCCTGgtgtcagaga agagtcagccagccTCTCCAGTGGGAAGTGGTGGGAAGTGGACCGCCCTCCCCCTGgtgtcagagagtcagccagccTTTCCAGTGGGAAGTGGTGGGAAGTGGACCGCCCTCCCCCTGGTGTCAGAGAGTCAGTCAGCCTCTCCAGTGGGAAGTGGTGGGAAGTGGACCGCCCTCCCCCTGGTGTCAGAGAGTCAGTCAGCCTCTCCAGTGGGAAGTGGTGGGAAGTGGACCGCCCTCCCCCTGGTGTCAGAGAGTCAGTCAGCCTCTCCAGTGGGAAGTGGTGGGAAGTGGACCGCCCTCCCCCTGgtgtcagagagtcagccagccACTCCAGTGGGAAGTGGTGGGAAGTGGACTGCCCTCCCCCTGgtgtcagagagtcagccagccTTTCCAGTGGGAAGTGGTGGGAAGTGGACCGCCCTCCCCCTGGTGTCAGGGAGTCAGCCAGCCTTTCCAGTGGGAAGTGGTGGGAAgtggacccccctccccctggtGTCAGGGAGTCAGTCAGCCTTTCCAGTGGGAAGTGGTGGGAAgtggacccccctccccctggtgtcagagagtcagccagccTCTCCAGTGGGAAGTGGTGGGAAGTGGACTGCCCTCCTCCTGGTGTCAGGGAGTCAGTCAGCCTTTCCAGTGGGAAGTGGTGGGAAGTGGACTGCCCTCCCCCTGgtgtcagagagtcagccagccTTTCCAGAGGGAAGTGGTGGGAAGgggacccccctccccctggtgtcagagagtcagccagccTCTCCAGTGGGAAGTGGTGGGAAGTGGACTGCCCTCCCCCTGGTGTCAGAGAGTCAGCAAGCCTTTCCAGTGGGAAgtggacccccctccccctggtgtcagagagtcagccagccTCTCCA agagtcagccagccTTTCCAGTGGGAAGTGGTGGGAAgtggacccccctccccctggtgtcagagagtcagccagccTCTCCAGTGGGAAgtggacccccctccccctggtgtcagagagtcagccagccTTTCCAGTGGGAAgtggacccccctccccctggtgtcagagagtcagccagccTCTCCA TCAGGGGCAGCCCAGGGTTCTGGCCTGAACCCGCCTAGGGTTCTGCCTGAACCGGCCCAGGGTTCTGGCCTGAACCAGCCCAGGGTTCTGCCTGAACCAGCctag
- the smarcal1 gene encoding SWI/SNF-related matrix-associated actin-dependent regulator of chromatin subfamily A-like protein 1, which yields MSDQLTVEQKRQIEDNRQKALERRAQRLGQQTTTNQQTSAGYNRHFSRQQNVPVTPSVPGHQAGPASTSASRPGPFLPPFKAVLQNQGTHSAQSFSESAQTVLHNAAPSRQVQITHPVHQSKGQHLNSAGLSGRDSFGVKPIEQKSTIPSTTSTGAVNLFYKQGSERVHSSNSSRVNAAPTKKPTISVRGKCVSHTEDRFRVEVGYHKELIAVFKAIPSKSYDPATKMWNFSLGDYQQLMEEAGTLSSVSLKPLEGMEAMDVTGASSRARDGAAIGALLKLCNSWQKPKATLQGQCLLVSQSKFEVDIGYHVDVVAAFKQMPSKSYDMKTRKWSFLLKDYKGLMDVLSGKADVEVEPLPRAVIQTFSARFDGTQVRLLEVPEADLSCIDPSLTGGLMPFQREGVNVAVSKEGRLLLADDMGLGKTVQAICIAAYYRKEWPLLVVSPSSVRFTWAEAFRRWLPSVCPDSINVVVKAKDSLRSGLVNIISYDLLSRMDKQQLANFNVLIMDESHFLKNMKTARWKAALPLLKAAKRVILLSGTPAMSRPSELYTQIFAVRPTLFPQFHEFGMRYCNAKQLTWGWDYSGSSNLGELKLLLEECLMLRRLKSDVLSQLPAKQRKVVMVTIDGVNTRLKAALSAAAKELAKGQPNKMKEKEALLIFYSHTAEAKLQVIMQYIMDILECGREKFLVFAHHKLVLDHITEELGKKNISYIRIDGSTPSAERQQLCEKFQHSTKSCVAVLSITAANMGVTLHAADLVVFAELFWNPGVLIQAEDRVHRIGQTGNVNIHYLVAKGTADDYLWPMIQAKMNVLEQVGLSESNLSENALNSTFHSKDPLQSTITEMFQRTFTADHDMDEAVLLDALDDWEEDDLGHAYGQHDDIVTESPHKKRCIKDCFTT from the exons ATGTCTGATCAGCTGACTGTGGAACAGAAGCGACAAATTGAAGACAACCGGCAGAAGGCTTTAGAGAGGAGAGCCCAAAGACTTGGCCAGCAAACAACCACAAACCAGCAAACATCGGCGGGCTACAACAGACATTTCAGTAGGCAGCAGAATGTACCGGTGACGCCCAGTGTCCCGGGTCATCAAGCAGGGCCAGCTTCCACTTCTGCTTCTCGACCAGGTCCTTTTCTTCCACCTTTCAAAGCAGTCTTACAGAACCAAGGCACACATTCTGCGCAGTCGTTCTCAGAAAGTGCTCAGACAGTTCTCCATAACGCTGCTCCTTCAAGACAG GTGCAGATAACACACCCTGTTCATCAGTCAAAGGGTCAACATTTGAATAGTGctggcttgtctggcagggataGCTTTGGAGTTAAACCTATAGAGCAAAAGTCTACTATTCCCTCTACTACCTCCACTGGTGCAGTTAACCTGTTCTACAAACAAGGCAGTGAGCGTGTCCATAGTTCAAACTCCTCAAGAGTAAATGCTGCACCAACAAAGAAGCCCACCATCTCTGTGAGAGGGAAGTGTGTGTCTCACACAGAGGATCGCttcagagtagaggtgggctaccaTAAAGAGCTTATTGCTGTTTTTAAAGCAATACCTTCTAAGAGCTATG ATCCTGCGACAAAGATGTGGAATTTCAGTCTTGGGGACTATCAACAGCTTA TGGAGGAAGCTGGCACTCTTTCCAGTGTGTCCCTGAAGCCTCTTGAGGGTATGGAGGCAATGGATGTGACTGGAGCATCTAGTCGTGCTCGTGATGGTGCAGCAATTGGAGCACTGCTGAAGCTCTGTAATAGTTGGCAGAAACCCAAAGCCACTCTTCAGGGTCAATGCCTTCTGGTGTCTCAGTCAAAATTTGAGGTTGACATCGGTTACCATGTTGACGTCGTTGCTGCTTTCAAGCAAATGCCAAGCAAAAGCTATG ACATGAAAACAAGGAAGTGGAGTTTCTTGCTGAAAGATTACAAAGGACTTA TGGATGTCCTCAGTGGGAAAGCAGACGTGGAGGTGGAGCCTCTACCCAGGGCAGTGATCCAGACTTTCTCAGCCAGGTTTGATGGGACTCAGGTCAGGTTGTTAGAGGTCCCTGAGGCAGACCTTTCCTGCATCGACCCCTCACTCACCGGTGGCCTTATGCCCTTCCAGAGGGAGGGAGTCAA TGTTGCAGTTTCTAAAGAAGGCCGGCTCCTGCTGGCTGATGACATGGGCCTGGGGAAAACAGTGCAGGCCATCTGTATTGCAGCCTACTACAGGAAAGAGTGGCCTTTACTCGTGGTGTCACCCTCCTCTGTACGATTCACCTGGGCTGAG GCTTTCAGACGCTGGCTTCCCTCAGTGTGTCCGGACAGCATCAACGTGGTGGTGAAGGCCAAAGACAGCCTGCGCTCCGGTTTGGTTAACATCATCAGCTACGACCTCCTCAGCAGGATGGACAAACAGCAATTAGCCAACTTTAATGTCCTCATCATG GATGAGTCCCACTTCCTTAAGAACATGAAGACCGCACGATGGAAAGCTGCTTTGCCCCTGCTAAAG GCAGCAAAGAGGGTGATCCTTCTGTCTGGGACCCCTGCCATGTCCAGACCCTCAGAGCTCTACACCCAGATCTTTGCTGTCAGACCCACCCTCTTCCCACAATTCCATGAGTTTGGGATGCGTTACTGCAATGCCAAACAG CTGACCTGGGGCTGGGACTACTCTGGGTCGTCTAACCTCGGGGAGCTGAAGCTGCTGCTGGAGGAATGCCTGATGCTGCGTCGCCTCAAGTCCGATGTCCTCTCCCAGCTGCCTGCCAAACAGCGCAAGGTTGTCATGGTGACCATAGATGGAGTCAACACCCGGCTCAAAGCTGCCCTCTCAGCTGCAGCTAAGGAGCTGGCCAAGGGACAGCCCAAC AAGATGAAAGAGAAAGAGGCCCTGCTCATCTTCTATAGCCACACGGCTGAGGCCAAGCTGCAAGTCATTAT GCAGTATATCATGGACATATTGGAATGTGGAAGGGAGAAGTTTCTGGTTTTTGCCCATCACAAACTGGTTTTGGACCACATCACTGAAGAACTTGGAAAGAAG AATATCAGTTATATCCGTATTGATGGCTCCACTCCATCAGCGGAGCGCCAGCAGTTGTGTGAGAAGTTTCAGCACTCGACTAAGAGCTGCGTGGCAGTGCTGTCCATCACTGCCGCCAACATGGGTGTTACTCTGCACGCTGCTGACCTGGTCGTCTTCGCAGAACTCTTCTGGAACCCAGGG GTTCTCATTCAGGCAGAGGATAGGGTGCACCGCATTGGGCAGACCGGCAATGTAAACATTCACTACCTGGTGGCCAAAGGGACTGCTGATGATTACCTCTG GCCCATGATCCAGGCAAAAATGAACGTCTTGGAGCAGGTTGGCCTTTCTGAGTCAAACCTCTCTGAAAATGCACTGAATTCAACCTTCCACTCGAAG GACCCTCTGCAGAGTACCATCACAGAGATGTTCCAGAGGACTTTCACAGCAGATCATGACATGGATGAGGCAGTCTTATTGGATGCTCTGGATGACTGGGAAGAAGATGACCTGGGACACGCTTACGGACAGCATGATGACATAGTCACAGAGAGCCCTCACAAAAAGAGATGCATCAAAGACTGTTTCACTACGTGA